The Quercus robur chromosome 7, dhQueRobu3.1, whole genome shotgun sequence genome has a segment encoding these proteins:
- the LOC126691073 gene encoding uncharacterized mitochondrial protein AtMg00310-like, giving the protein MQDSRHSKYLGLPSFIGRSKKQVFATLKERVGQKLACWKGKLLSMGGKEILIKAIVQAIPTYTMSCFQLPQSLCEDLEGMMRNFWWGQKQQEFKMCWISWKRMCNSKASGGMGFRNLQAFNLAMLAKQAWRILTNPSSLVARVLKAKYFPIGDVLSAKLGNSPSYSWRSIYNNLKDLKEGTRWRVGNGKRIHIWDDRWMPNPSTYKVISPQTAIQNSQWFPRS; this is encoded by the coding sequence ATGCAAGACTCCAGACATTCCAAATACCTTGGTCTCCCATCTTTTATTGGAAGATCCAAGAAGCAGGTTTTTGCTACTTTGAAGGAGAGGGTGGGGCAGAAACTTGCTTGCTGGAAGGGTAAACTACTCTCTATGGGTGGTAAGGAAATTCTCATTAAGGCAATTGTTCAAGCAATCCCAACGTATACCATGAGTTGCTTCCAACTTCCTCAAAGCTTATGTGAAGATTTAGAAGGTATGATGAGGAATTTCTGGTGGGGCCAGAAGCAGCAAGAATTCAAAATGTGCTGGATCAGTTGGAAAAGGATGTGCAATTCGAAAGCTAGCGGGGGAATGGGATTTAGAAACTTGCAAGCTTTTAACCTTGCTATGTTAGCTAAGCAAGCATGGCGTATCCTCACAAATCCAAGTTCCCTTGTTGCCCGTGTTCTTAAGGCCAAATATTTTCCCATTGGTGATGTTCTTAGTGCCAAGCTTGGCAACTCCCCATCTTACTCTTGGAGAAGCATTTACAACAATCTCAAAGACTTAAAGGAAGGAACTCGATGGAGGGTAGGCAATGGAAAAAGGATCCATATATGGGATGATAGATGGATGCCAAATCCATCCACTTATAAAGTCATCAGCCCACAAACAGCAATCCAGAATTCCCAATGGTTTCCTCGCTCATAG
- the LOC126691072 gene encoding uncharacterized protein LOC126691072, translated as MDCDVAYYDMDMRECFPTRISHVRNQGQFGISWAMGLISLLEAKMAKDWGMDMHLPNAFNLSTQELVDKFWGLLVNKPPDSKVDKNGGYSIGLISAFNLVVTHGDKQLLTVSSFTVIHPSEEVIMINIIYKGHSGRSRPPTENDFDALTVMLTGHGISSTAEKYWRFKNSWGKRWADCGFGKILRGPTAYNPKTCSYQLNLLSTVVECGPTKGETVESFAGK; from the exons ATGGATTGTGATGTAGCATATTATGATATGGATATGAGAGAATGCTTTCCGACCAGAATATCTCATGTTCGAAATCAAGGGCAATTTGGAATTTCCTGGGCAATGGGACTTATCTCTCTCTTGGAAGCGAAGATGGCGAAAGACTGGGGAATGGATATGCATCTTCCAAACGCATTTAATCTTTCAACACAAGAATTAGTGGACAAATTTTGGGGTTTACTAGTTAACAAACCTCCAGATTCAAAAGTAGACAAAAATGGTGGCTATAGCATTGGCTTAATATCAGCCTTCAATTTGGTGGTTACGCATGGG gATAAACAGTTGCTAACTGTTTCTAGCTTCACTGTGATTCATCCTAGTGAAGAAGTGATCATGATTA ATATAATCTACAAAGGTCATTCTGGAAGATCTAGGCCTCCAACAGAAAATGACTTTGATGCACTTACAGTGATGCTCACAGGACATGGGATTTCAAGCACTGCAGAAAAGTATTGGCGTTTTAAGAACTCTTGGGGGAAGCGATGGGCAGACTGTGGATTTGGGAAAATACTACGAGGGCCTACGGCATACAATCCAAAAACCTGTAGTTACCAACTTAATTTACTATCTACTGTGGTTGAGTGTGGACCTACTAAGGGAGAGACGGTCGAGAGCTTTGCTGGCAAATAG
- the LOC126692484 gene encoding uncharacterized protein LOC126692484 isoform X2: MMANEDYEDVLFSDYDDFISKYEDEDEDGEPDIGPGFEWSSDPLLKVKLSHPSKIPRPSPTPIPTPPPTIDSNLQPQPRIIELDPFNVPKWLSETEISEEQRYEYSVYGEMLLDRYNQVKGTDFEFVRLVKRKLFLAAGVSVKIQFEAKPRAAAEYTLKTFEAFVFKDAVYHKVWPQSCRLVSPNRDSVYDEEYCRPNDEEYRRPMCTYEW, translated from the exons ATGATGGCAAATGAGGACTATGAGGATGTATTGTTTTCAGACTACGATGACTTCATTTCTAaatatgaagatgaagatgaagatggcGAACCTGATATTGGTCCCGGGTTTGAGTGGAGTTCTGATCCCCTCCTCAAAGTCAAACTCTCTCACCCTTCTAAAATTCCTCGCCCTAGCCCTACCCCTATCCCTACCCCTCCCCCTACCATCGACTCCAACCTTCAGCCTCAGCCTCGGATCATAGAGCTAGACCCATTCAATGTGCCAAAATGGCTCTCAGAGACAGAG ATTTCTGAGGAGCAACGATATGAATATTCTGTCTATGGAGAGATGCTGTTAGACCGCTACAACCAAGTTAAG GGCACGGATTTTGAATTTGTGAGACTTGTGAAGAGGAAACTATTTCTTGCCGCTGGTGTAAGtgttaaaattcaatttgagGCCAAGCCCAGAGCTGCTGCTGAGTACACCCTGAAAACCTTTGAAGCTTTCGTGTTCAAGGATGCTGTCTATCATAAAGTGTGGCCCCAGAGTTGCCGACTAGTTAGCCCTAATCGTGACTCTGTGTATGATGAAGAATATTGCCGTCCCAATGATGAAGAATATCGCCGTCCCATGTGCACTTATGAATGGTAA
- the LOC126691071 gene encoding uncharacterized protein LOC126691071 — MTEHSRSISIEEEQELARSNKKVKDSHNATPVDSNRLPGSTSSASKFSFRDKLMGDIPDAYSHAFTYLDHMDADSESDEETEELCDGMAAICLSKETKRRIRAPWAKALIVKVFCKTVGFNFLHAKLMGLWKPAGRVDMVDFGRDFFFMRFSLIEDLELVLKKRPCFVGENFLSIQRWEANFKPSEAQVTSVAVWVRFHELPIEYYDAEVLR; from the coding sequence ATGACTGAACACTCGCGCTCCATATCTATCGAAGAAGAACAGGAGCTCGCGAGGAGCAACAAGAAAGTTAAGGACTCGCACAATGCAACCCCTGTCGATTCAAATAGACTACCTGGGAGTACCAGTTCTGCCAGTAAGTTCTCTTTCCGGGATAAACTCATGGGGGATATCCCAGATGCATACTCTCACGCTTTCACCTATTTGGACCATATGGACGCTGACTCTGAGTCGGATGAGGAAACAGAGGAACTTTGTGATGGTATGGCTGCGATTTGTCTCTCTAAAGAAACAAAGCGACGCATTAGAGCTCCCTGGGCAAAAGCACTTATTGTCAAGGTATTCTGCAAAACAGTGGGGTTTAACTTCCTACATGCTAAACTCATGGGTCTTTGGAAACCAGCTGGGAGAGTTGACATGGTGGATTTTGGAagggactttttttttatgagattttCGCTTATTGAAGATCTAGAGTTGGTCCTTAAGAAAAGACCATGTTTCGTAGGTGAAAATTTTTTGTCGATCCAGAGATGGGAAGCTAATTTTAAGCCATCTGAAGCGCAAGTTACTTCGGTGGCAGTCTGGGTGAGATTCCATGAGCTACCTATAGAATACTATGATGCGGAAGTCCTTCGTTAG